From the Tenacibaculum dicentrarchi genome, the window GTTTAATGTTTTTAACACTGTTGAAAGTAACATTACATAGCGTTCTTTGTTTCTTTTACCTAGTACTTTTATTACTTGTTTGCTAAAATCAATATCTTTCTCTTTAATATTAATCATTTCAATTCGTCTCATCCCTGTAGAATATAGCAATTCTACAATCAATTTATTTCTTACCGATTCGAAATTATCAGGTTCACTTAAAAGCGCAATTACTTCCTGTATTTCATCAATATCAAAAGGTGTTTGTATTTTTTTTTGAACTTTCAATGCTTTGTGTTTTGCCATTGGATTATTTTCAATAGCAGCTATTTTTTGCAAAAAAGTATAAAATGTTCTTAAAGAACTCATTTTTCGGTTTACACTTCTGTTTGATATTTCAGCATTAATAAGTGAAACGATCCAGGTTCTTATCTGATTGTAATGAATGGTTGCCAAATCTTCTTGGTCAAATTCGGTGATGCAAAAATCTTTAAAACCAAGTAAATCTATCCGATAGGCATTAATCGTATTTTTTGAATAGTTTTTTTCGTGTTCTAGGTAGTCTAAGAAAGCCGTCAATAACATAAAGCCTATTTTAATATTTTGATGCTGCTATTCTAACAGCTTTTGAAAAATAAATATACAAAAAAACCTGCATTGAAATTAATCAATACAGGTTTCTGTAAATTAATAAACTATTTCTAGCTTACTTCTTCTTTAGTTCTTAGTCCTTGAACGTAAGACGCTTTCTTCATTTGAGCACGTTTAACAACAGACGGTTTATTGAACTGTTTTTTATCACGTAGTTGTCTTAAGATTTTTACATCTCTAAACTTTCGTTTGTAACGTTTTAACGCTCTATCGATATTCTCTCCCTCTTTAATTGGAATAATTAACATATATTAGCACCTCCCTTCATTGTAGTCTCTAAATTTTTATTTTTAGGACTGCAAATGTACTGAGTCTTATTTTAATCTACAATTATTTTTATACTTATTTTAAAGTTGGTCACTGCATTAGCGATTGAAACGGCATCCTTTTTTATTTTTCATAAAAAAGATATAGTGGAAAGCGCGACCTGCAAGGGAATGCCCAAAATACCTTTTTATTAATTCAGAAATTAAGTTGCTGGCTTATACTCTTTTTTGTCGATAATCATTTTAGCAATAATCTCTTTTAGAATTTCTGAAGTTCCTCCACCAATAGGACCTAAACGGCTATCTCGTAACAAACGTGCCAACGGATACTCTTCCATATACCCATAACCACCCAATAATTGCAAGGCATCATAAATAACTTCATCCGCCATTTTGGTAGATAGCATTTTACTCATACTCGCCTCTTTTACTACGTAAACGCCATCGTTGAGTCTTTTTGTAATCGAATAATTATATTCTCGACACATATCAACTTTTGATGCCATTTCTGCCACCTTATGACGCAAGGCCTGAAACTTGTCTAGGGTTTTACCAAAAGCTTCTCTTTCGCTCATGTATTGCAAGACATAATCAACCGCATATTCGGCTCTTGCATGTGCATTAATTGCCATAATTAAACGCTCTAAAGCGAAATGTTGCATAATATAAGGAAACCCTTTTCCTTGTTCTCCCATTAAATTTTGAGCAGGAATTACCACATTGTCAAAGGCAATTTCGGCGGTATCGGAAGCTCTCCATCCTAGTTTGTCTAATTTAGTTGCTGAAACCCCTGGGGTATTTCTATCAACAATAAAGATACTCATTCCTTTGTGTTTTTCCTGCAGATTTGTTTTAGCAGCAACCACTAAATAATCTGAATATATTCCGTTGGTAATAAATGTTTTTGAACCGTTAATTACATAGGTATCATCTTTTTTAACAGCCGTGGTGCGCATTCCTGCAACATCGCTTCCCCCAAAAGGTTCTGAAATACATAGACAGCCAATTTTATCACCGTTAATACTTGGTGTTAAATAATCTTTTTTTATACGAGCATCTCCTTCTTTATTTAAATGTGTCATTGCCAAGTAAGCATGTGCCCACATAGCAGCAGCAAAACCTCCTGAGTTTACTTTTTGTAATTCTTCTAAAAAAATTACGGTATAAAAAAGATCTAATCCTAAACCTCCATATTCTTCTGGCTGATTTAATCCGAAATAACCCATTTCACCAAATTTCTTCCAAATAAAACGTTCTACCGTTCCATCTTTTTCCCATTTATTTATATGAGGAACTACTTCTTTCTGTAAAAAGCTTTTAAAACTTTCACGAAAAGATTCGTGTTCTTCTGTAAAGTACATAGTATTCATCATTATATATTCGTTTGTTGTTTGTTTATTCTGCTTTCAAATATAAAACTATTCTATCATATTTATCGATTGGAAATTCAGCGATATTTTTTATTTCTGATATATCTTGAAGTTCTGCAACTTCTTCTCTGTATTCAATAATCTTTTTACAAAGTTGATAATTAACATAAGGAATTTTTAATATTTGTTTAAATGAAGCAGTATTTATATTAATTTTAACGATTCGTTTTTCTGTTTTTGATACAGGTTTTTCTGAAAAATTTACAGCAGAAAAATCAGAATAATTTGAAGTGTGTCTTTTTTTTACTACTTCTTTTTTGCCTTTTAGTACCCAGTCTGGGAATTTAAAATACGGCGAAATTTCACTTAGTAAACTATCGGAAATATTGGTTATTTTCTGAAATTCTATCGCTGAATTTACAAATTTACCTTGTTTTCTGTAGGCGTGTAATTTATCAATTTCTAACAGACTCATGCCTAATTTACTTCCTTTAAAATCGGTTATATAATTAGGATTAAAAGGGTATTTTTTTGGTTTTTTAACTGCTAAAGCGATTGTTTTTAAACTGTCTATTTTTTGTTGAAAAGCATGAATTTCGATTGAAGTTGTAGTTATTTTTTTATCCGAGGAAAAAGCCATATAAACATAGATAACCTGAAGGATAAAAAGGATAATACACAAAAAGAAAATCCCATTTCTTTGGCG encodes:
- a CDS encoding acyl-CoA dehydrogenase family protein, with translation MNTMYFTEEHESFRESFKSFLQKEVVPHINKWEKDGTVERFIWKKFGEMGYFGLNQPEEYGGLGLDLFYTVIFLEELQKVNSGGFAAAMWAHAYLAMTHLNKEGDARIKKDYLTPSINGDKIGCLCISEPFGGSDVAGMRTTAVKKDDTYVINGSKTFITNGIYSDYLVVAAKTNLQEKHKGMSIFIVDRNTPGVSATKLDKLGWRASDTAEIAFDNVVIPAQNLMGEQGKGFPYIMQHFALERLIMAINAHARAEYAVDYVLQYMSEREAFGKTLDKFQALRHKVAEMASKVDMCREYNYSITKRLNDGVYVVKEASMSKMLSTKMADEVIYDALQLLGGYGYMEEYPLARLLRDSRLGPIGGGTSEILKEIIAKMIIDKKEYKPAT
- the rpsU gene encoding 30S ribosomal protein S21 yields the protein MLIIPIKEGENIDRALKRYKRKFRDVKILRQLRDKKQFNKPSVVKRAQMKKASYVQGLRTKEEVS
- a CDS encoding helix-hairpin-helix domain-containing protein, which codes for MAFSSDKKITTTSIEIHAFQQKIDSLKTIALAVKKPKKYPFNPNYITDFKGSKLGMSLLEIDKLHAYRKQGKFVNSAIEFQKITNISDSLLSEISPYFKFPDWVLKGKKEVVKKRHTSNYSDFSAVNFSEKPVSKTEKRIVKININTASFKQILKIPYVNYQLCKKIIEYREEVAELQDISEIKNIAEFPIDKYDRIVLYLKAE
- a CDS encoding tyrosine-type recombinase/integrase; translated protein: MLLTAFLDYLEHEKNYSKNTINAYRIDLLGFKDFCITEFDQEDLATIHYNQIRTWIVSLINAEISNRSVNRKMSSLRTFYTFLQKIAAIENNPMAKHKALKVQKKIQTPFDIDEIQEVIALLSEPDNFESVRNKLIVELLYSTGMRRIEMINIKEKDIDFSKQVIKVLGKRNKERYVMLLSTVLKTLNEYLILKRTYEVAGEQALLITEKGTKIYEKLVYRIINVYFSRVSTKAKKSPHILRHAFATHLLNNGASLNSVKELLGHSSLASTQVYTHNSLEQIKKVYNKAHPRELK